In one window of Lewinella sp. 4G2 DNA:
- a CDS encoding BamA/TamA family outer membrane protein, with protein sequence MVPELMGMLARGLRVWAPAVLVMVVLASCNTTKYLPPSQELLTKQSVRLIDRKNVPDRADVTYQLSTIAKQQPNGNFFLLWPREYFYLDNNKPKDTTSIDRFLRNTIGQEPAIYSDSLSRRSAAAMQDFMRYKGYLNARAYHEADRGRKRKVNLTYHVEAGERYLIDSVVFTSADPGVDSLLQASRFQSNFVAGEYLDLNNFDVEKARISQYLRNNGYAFFSGAYIDQLEVDTSRRQGYADVFFNVLPSQQEGGYRKYRVGEIQVFTDYDPLALGQARFRLDTVINNVRFLSNQASFRMRPELLRKNIYIEPGSLNSRADLNKTNLSLNGLGIYSFVRINQQIDTANESVLNYTIQLSPADRMSIGADLDLNYTNRNGTAGAGNLLGISVEPSFQNRNVLGGAELLTTSVRAGLEVNPSPNDNNPFFNTIDLAADISLNLPRFKDLGFYSLLNKIPAPYRGNIVGDGTLRGMREKASTRFSVGYEYLLIRQLFSYTIFNARFGYDYKASPITNYRINHLTIDVLQPTIEPEFAPVLDQNQRLQRSFGEQYFFSVLFRNLEINRAGRPDRRGRSVGLSGNFEATGLEVAAVNSLINAFREDDITLRPKSDAVFARYLRWQSSLRYNKSYTPQKSFATRFAFEIGQPFGGSQEEIPYVKQFFVGGANSMRAWAPRGLGPGGFIDPLSLDTDNNLFLYQTGDIRLEFNAEYRFPLFSFFRGAFFMDAGNVWILGEDPARPGSGFRFSERIESNILVQPFYRQIAVDAGFGLRVDLSYFIFRLDLAMPLRYNYPHEGDGTPLPRDGERFPESDYWRPFTSFRNLNLRPQLGLGYPF encoded by the coding sequence ATGGTACCGGAGCTGATGGGCATGCTGGCGCGGGGTTTACGCGTTTGGGCGCCGGCCGTCCTGGTCATGGTCGTCCTGGCTTCCTGCAATACTACCAAATATTTGCCGCCCAGCCAGGAGTTGCTTACCAAGCAGAGCGTCCGGCTGATCGACCGGAAAAACGTCCCCGACCGGGCGGACGTGACCTACCAGCTCTCCACCATCGCCAAGCAGCAACCCAACGGCAACTTCTTCCTGCTCTGGCCCCGCGAATACTTCTACCTCGATAACAACAAGCCGAAGGACACGACGAGTATCGACCGTTTCTTGCGCAATACCATCGGGCAGGAACCCGCCATATACAGTGACTCCCTGAGCCGCCGCTCCGCCGCCGCGATGCAGGACTTCATGCGCTACAAGGGCTACCTCAACGCCCGGGCCTACCACGAAGCGGACCGTGGCCGCAAGCGCAAGGTGAACCTCACCTACCACGTCGAAGCGGGTGAGCGCTACCTCATCGACTCGGTGGTCTTCACGAGTGCGGACCCCGGGGTTGATAGTCTGCTGCAGGCCTCCCGCTTTCAGAGCAATTTCGTGGCCGGAGAGTACCTGGACCTGAATAACTTCGACGTCGAAAAGGCACGCATCAGCCAGTACCTCCGCAACAATGGCTACGCCTTTTTCAGTGGTGCCTACATCGACCAACTGGAAGTGGATACAAGCCGGCGGCAGGGTTACGCGGATGTATTTTTCAACGTCCTGCCCTCCCAGCAGGAAGGGGGCTACCGCAAATACCGGGTGGGGGAGATCCAGGTGTTTACGGATTACGACCCGCTGGCTCTCGGCCAAGCCCGCTTCCGGCTGGATACGGTCATCAATAACGTGCGCTTCCTTTCCAACCAGGCTTCCTTCCGGATGCGGCCCGAACTGCTGCGGAAGAACATCTACATCGAGCCGGGCTCCCTCAACAGCCGGGCGGATTTGAACAAGACCAACCTCAGTCTCAATGGCCTCGGTATTTACAGTTTCGTCCGAATCAACCAGCAGATCGATACCGCGAATGAGTCGGTACTGAACTACACCATCCAGCTTTCCCCGGCCGACCGGATGTCGATCGGTGCCGACCTGGACCTTAACTACACGAACCGGAACGGAACGGCGGGCGCGGGTAACCTCCTCGGTATCTCCGTGGAGCCCAGCTTTCAGAACCGCAACGTACTCGGCGGGGCGGAATTACTGACGACGAGCGTCCGGGCCGGCCTCGAGGTCAACCCCAGCCCGAACGATAACAACCCGTTCTTCAACACCATCGACTTGGCGGCGGATATTTCCCTAAACTTGCCGCGGTTCAAGGACTTGGGTTTTTATTCCCTACTGAACAAGATCCCGGCTCCCTACCGGGGCAACATCGTTGGTGACGGTACCCTACGGGGGATGCGGGAGAAGGCCAGTACGCGGTTTAGCGTGGGCTACGAATACCTGCTCATCCGTCAGCTGTTTTCCTACACGATCTTCAATGCCCGCTTTGGCTACGACTATAAGGCGTCCCCCATCACGAACTACCGGATCAACCACCTGACGATTGACGTCCTCCAACCAACGATTGAGCCGGAGTTTGCGCCCGTGCTGGACCAGAACCAGCGCCTGCAACGGAGTTTCGGGGAGCAATACTTCTTCTCCGTCCTCTTCCGGAACCTGGAGATCAACCGTGCCGGCCGGCCGGACCGCCGGGGCCGCTCCGTTGGTCTGTCCGGCAATTTCGAGGCCACGGGTTTGGAGGTGGCCGCCGTGAACAGCCTCATCAATGCCTTTCGGGAAGACGACATTACTCTGCGGCCGAAGTCCGACGCCGTTTTCGCTCGCTACCTGCGTTGGCAGAGTTCGTTGCGCTATAATAAATCGTATACGCCCCAGAAGAGCTTTGCAACTCGTTTCGCCTTCGAGATCGGGCAACCCTTTGGTGGCTCTCAGGAGGAGATACCCTACGTAAAACAGTTCTTCGTGGGGGGAGCCAACAGTATGCGAGCCTGGGCGCCACGGGGTCTCGGGCCGGGTGGCTTCATCGATCCGCTGAGCCTGGATACGGATAACAACCTCTTTTTGTACCAGACCGGAGACATTCGGTTGGAATTCAACGCCGAGTACCGCTTCCCGCTGTTTTCCTTCTTCCGGGGTGCCTTCTTTATGGATGCGGGTAACGTGTGGATTCTGGGGGAGGACCCGGCTCGCCCCGGATCTGGCTTCCGCTTCTCGGAAAGGATTGAATCGAATATTCTGGTCCAGCCCTTCTACCGGCAGATTGCCGTCGACGCCGGCTTTGGCTTACGGGTGGATTTGAGCTACTTTATCTTCCGCCTCGACCTCGCCATGCCGTTGCGCTACAACTACCCCCACGAGGGAGACGGTACCCCGCTGCCCCGCGACGGTGAGCGCTTCCCGGAGTCGGATTACTGGCGGCCCTTTACTTCCTTCCGTAATTTGAATCTGCGGCCGCAGTTGGGCCTGGGCTATCCTTTTTAG
- a CDS encoding RNA methyltransferase, with translation MPISSGTIKFISSLRRKKMRQNYHNFTAEGHRIVAELLAQDAYPVKHIYALENWAAEHGAGLTVPLTVVTPRELGRITQLTTPNQVLALCDIPAIPTDLPGGIAEGWSLYLDGIQSPSNLGALLRIADWFGFQHVIGGPGTADLYNSKTIQASMGSFLRVSYRTGELSEITTAFPELVTFGADLDGEDIFSVNAPTRGVLVIGSEGPGIREEARSQVQRWVTIPRAAERQAESLNAAVAAGILAGQLVNGVR, from the coding sequence ATGCCCATCAGCTCCGGTACCATCAAATTCATAAGTAGTCTTCGGCGTAAGAAGATGCGGCAAAACTACCACAATTTCACCGCCGAGGGCCACCGCATCGTCGCGGAACTCCTGGCGCAGGATGCCTACCCCGTTAAACACATTTACGCCCTCGAAAATTGGGCGGCGGAGCACGGAGCGGGCCTTACCGTTCCGTTAACGGTCGTCACCCCACGGGAGTTGGGCCGCATCACCCAGCTAACAACACCCAACCAGGTGCTCGCGCTTTGTGATATTCCCGCCATTCCAACCGACCTCCCCGGCGGCATCGCGGAGGGTTGGAGCCTCTACCTGGATGGCATCCAGAGCCCCAGTAACCTCGGTGCCCTGCTCCGCATTGCCGATTGGTTTGGCTTCCAACACGTCATCGGCGGGCCCGGCACGGCGGACCTGTACAACAGCAAGACCATCCAGGCCAGCATGGGCTCGTTCCTACGGGTAAGCTACCGTACGGGAGAATTATCCGAAATCACAACGGCATTCCCCGAACTTGTCACCTTCGGAGCGGACCTTGACGGAGAAGACATCTTTTCGGTAAATGCTCCTACCCGAGGCGTGCTGGTCATTGGTTCCGAAGGGCCGGGCATTCGGGAGGAGGCGCGGTCGCAGGTGCAACGTTGGGTAACCATCCCCCGCGCGGCGGAAAGGCAGGCTGAAAGTTTGAACGCCGCCGTCGCCGCCGGGATACTGGCCGGACAGTTGGTGAACGGAGTTCGGTAG
- a CDS encoding sulfite exporter TauE/SafE family protein, producing MLYLLAFLGALLAGAINTLSGNGSAITLTVLMEVLGLPADVANGTNRVGVLGNGIAASLGFYRGGRFSVSEGRRRDMNLIVIITTLGAILGVYLSLITSNAVYRDIFRNLLIVMLGIILVKPKRWLVVPEGETALSLWLSVPLFFALGIYGGFIQMGMGVFFLAVMVLIARYEIIQANVVKVLVVTIYTLLAVGIYAYRGLIDWEIGLLMAAGQMIGGYLTATYAAKHPKAGLYTYRLLIVVIIAAIAKAFWPA from the coding sequence ATGCTCTACCTCCTAGCCTTTCTCGGAGCCCTGCTAGCCGGTGCGATCAACACCCTTTCCGGGAACGGGTCGGCCATCACCCTGACGGTGCTCATGGAAGTACTCGGCCTCCCGGCGGACGTAGCCAACGGCACCAACCGGGTCGGCGTACTGGGTAACGGCATCGCGGCGAGCCTGGGCTTTTACCGTGGCGGACGCTTCTCGGTAAGCGAAGGGCGGCGGCGGGACATGAACCTGATCGTCATTATCACCACCCTCGGCGCCATCCTTGGCGTATACCTGAGCTTGATCACCTCCAACGCAGTCTACCGGGATATCTTCCGGAATCTCCTCATCGTTATGCTGGGCATCATCCTGGTGAAGCCCAAACGGTGGCTGGTTGTCCCGGAAGGAGAGACTGCCCTGAGCCTGTGGTTGAGTGTCCCCCTATTTTTCGCCTTGGGCATTTACGGCGGATTTATCCAAATGGGGATGGGCGTCTTCTTCCTGGCGGTGATGGTCCTCATCGCCCGTTATGAGATCATCCAGGCTAACGTCGTCAAGGTGCTCGTCGTAACCATCTACACCCTACTAGCCGTGGGCATCTACGCCTACCGGGGTCTCATCGACTGGGAGATTGGGCTGCTCATGGCCGCTGGCCAAATGATCGGTGGTTACCTGACGGCTACCTACGCGGCCAAACACCCCAAAGCCGGGCTATACACTTACCGCTTGCTGATTGTCGTCATCATTGCGGCCATCGCCAAAGCATTCTGGCCGGCTTGA
- a CDS encoding RDD family protein encodes MALDTITIQTTQNVSIDYDLAKVGARIGAFLIDLVILIILFWLLILALDGLDVDFEESFLFMIGPLTYMIFYFFLFETFNRGQTPGKKLIGLKVIRRDGRDPTPGDFLARAIFLLVDVVFTSGIAAILLIASGKNKQRLGDMSAGTVVIQANTNSIFSLEEIMNIKNRNDYEPVFPGVQRFTDDDMMIVKQSLNRMRKYNNPAHRQAVRTLALHLAGLLDLPANELKYTPEKFLETILLDYIVITR; translated from the coding sequence GTGGCCCTCGACACCATCACCATTCAGACTACCCAGAACGTCAGTATCGACTACGACCTGGCCAAAGTTGGCGCCCGCATCGGTGCTTTTCTGATCGATCTGGTGATCCTCATCATCCTTTTTTGGCTACTAATTCTCGCGCTGGATGGTCTGGACGTTGACTTCGAAGAGTCCTTTCTGTTCATGATTGGTCCGTTGACCTACATGATCTTTTACTTCTTCCTCTTCGAAACCTTTAACCGTGGCCAAACGCCCGGCAAAAAGTTGATCGGCCTCAAAGTGATCCGCCGCGACGGGCGGGACCCCACCCCGGGCGACTTCCTGGCCCGCGCCATCTTTCTGCTGGTGGACGTTGTTTTCACTTCCGGCATCGCGGCCATTTTGCTCATCGCTAGTGGTAAGAACAAGCAGCGCTTAGGGGATATGAGCGCCGGCACGGTTGTTATTCAAGCTAATACCAACTCTATCTTTTCGTTGGAGGAGATCATGAACATCAAGAACCGGAACGACTACGAACCGGTCTTCCCCGGCGTGCAACGCTTTACGGACGACGACATGATGATCGTCAAACAATCCCTGAACCGGATGCGCAAGTACAATAACCCGGCCCACCGTCAGGCCGTTCGGACGCTCGCCCTCCACCTTGCGGGTTTGCTGGACCTCCCGGCCAACGAACTCAAGTATACCCCGGAAAAATTCCTGGAAACGATACTGCTGGACTACATCGTCATCACCAGGTAG